The stretch of DNA tactggataccatggccacaatgggtgcaaagtttgagtccgatatgtgggataagaattttaaaaacattcaacaaggaataaacggaacaaaacaccgaataactaaatcttctcccAGTGAAGTGTTTTTCGGGTACAAATTAAGAGTTGATGGAGACAAATACATAGATGATAATGATATGGACATTATTGATGTAACGTCATTGAGAAAGTATGTagctaaacgattagaagaaaacagaatcaaacagaataacgaatttaataaaaaaagatgctctccagtgaaatatgctgttggtgacctggtgttgacaaaagttacaagttttccagcaaacaatgaaagtaaaaagcttttagaaaagtatagaggaccattcaggattgttgaggttctaccaaatgatagatatcgtgtaaaagaagatgtacattcatcaagaacaaggcgtccctatgaaggagttgttggtggagaacacatcaagagatttaagattcaaagatcttaaaattattcaggtttgttacatgatagtgtagtcattttgtataatgacataaagatattctattgtttaaaaggaatttgtttgaatagctggaactaaaaaaaaaatatatatatatatattttaattgtcattctgaaaaatgactgAATGAAGTGTTTCAATGATCTGAATGGGTTTATTTGAGTAGTTCTGACTATTTGgagcaaatttattttattcgtcattctgaaaaatgacaaatagatgttttaatgttctgaatggattttcagttcgtcattctgaaaaatgacaaataaatgttttaatgttctgaatggattttcagttcgtcattctgcaaaatgacaaataaatgttctaatgttctgaatagattttcagttcgtcattctgaaaaatgacaaataaatgttttaatgttctgaatggattttcagttcgtcattctgcaaaatgacaaataaatgttttaatgttctgaatggattttcagttcgtcattctgcaaaatgacaaattaatgttctaatgttctgaatggattttcagttcgtcattctgaaaaatgacaaataaatgttctaatgttctgaatggattttcagttcgtcattctgaaaaatgacaaataaatgttatagtgttctgaatggattttcagttcgtcattctgaaaaatgaccaataaatgttttaatgttctgaatggattttcagttcgtcattctgaaaaatgacaaataaatgttctaatgttctgaatggattttcagttcgtcattctgaaaaatgacaaataaatgttttaatgttctgaatggatattcagttcaccattctgcaaaatgacactcaaatattttaatgtcttgaatGAGTTTGTTTGAATGTTTATGTTATCCATACGAGCTCATGTTTAAAAATGAGCTTGTATGGATAGTTGTAGCTATCTGAAACGAATTGATTTAGActatgtcattctgcagaatgatggagcctttctataaattggcattcttaataataaagaacatattattttttttttaataggtgttgtacgatcgaggacggtcgtgacgtcaggatggtcgaatgcagtcacactattatcctaatacgctgatcagcttaagtcactaacttcctaatgtcctaatcagcttaagatggaatactggtagttctgttatgacattgtgaagtcacactcaacttctaatacggtgattagcttgggtcactaattaccttatatggtcacgagttgttcagtgatgacacataaacacaacggaacgagagataataatttggtgtgatttaattatgaccattgtgaacgagtttgatttaatttaataaaatagctatatttacgtaaatacgtgttttaactattttaatagacgatactattttaatagacgataataATTGCTGGCCTTGGGTGTCCTAGCCTTTGTTTAATCATTTTTCTGTTGATGCTTTTTTCGTACTCATACCCCAactattataattaattttcccTGTTAGTATGATAGTATGATATTTATTCTTTATCTTTATTTAAATCTTCTATCCCcccttttattgttttatttttcctaTTGCTCTGTTTTGGCCAAATTTAATATCGAAGTCTGCTTTCTTTGTAGCACATTCATTATATGACTCAGATTTTCAGGACCGTGTGCTATTACTACTTGATTATTCACAAAATCAGATAAATCTGTTTACTTTTAAAACGCTTACCTGCATTTTTATGTGTATTAGCAAACtgtacatttattaaaaaatatttaaattctcaGACACCTTGAATgaaatttacattttatttattttgtaggaACGACTTGAAGAAACCCACCGTGAAAAAGTTACCAGGGTAATGAAAGATTGGTCAGATCTGGAAGAAAGATACCAAGATATGCGGCAGACCGATCCAAGAGGTGCTGACGAATTCAAACAGAGAATGACCCAAAGATTCCAACAGACAGTGCAAGCTCTCGAAGAAGAAGGTGATGCTGAAAAGCACCAATTGGCAGCCATGCATCAGCAAAGAGTATTAGCTCATATCAACCAAAGAAAGAAGGAGGCTATGTCATGTTATACCCAAGCTTTGAATGATGTACCACCAAATGTAAGTACGATATACATTAGCTAGGGTAGGGAATCCGTAATGTATGGGATTGAAGATAATGAAACCTTCTAAATATATAACCAAATCAAGCAAAATATGATTTGAAACTTATAATAATTGTTGGACTATTATTTACGAGTTATACttacttttttatacttttagACTCATCGTGTTCAGAAATGTCTTCAGAAATTACTAAGATCACTCCACAAAGACAGAGCTCACGCCATTAGCCACTACCGCCATCTTTTGGCTAACAGCATAGAAGCTGCCGCACGAGAACAACCAAGAACACTTGAACGTTTAACTGATATTGATAGAACCGTTAATCAAAGTATGCAGATGTTACAGAGGTATGTTACGTTCTATAATGTTTTAAGACAACTGTATAACAAGATTCACACATACATGCTTTAAAAAATAGTAGTAATTTAACAGTTATTTTATAGTATGTATGAATTCTCATTATGTTTTGTAAGGATAACATCTAAGAATATAGCCTCAATAGAAGAATCTTTCACTGGCATTTTTTAGCGTCGGCAAAGGTTATACACAAAACAATCAGAAGTTGATCATGATTTTAGCAGTAATAGCAGCgctaaataaaaacattacaacacaaaagggtatttttacaaatacaacacaaaaacatCTAAAACCCAACAAAAACCGCATCTTCATGTTTAAGgtagaaaagaagaatttttcttcttttttgatgaCAATTCTTCTTTTCTACCTTAAACATGAAGATGCGGTTTTTGTTGAGTTTTAGatgtttttgtgttgtatttgtaaagATACCCTTTTGTGTTGTAatgttttattgaaaattttaaatgtattttttaacaattttaacatatttatgacAGTGTTCTTCACCACTAGGACCAACTGAACATTTTCAGTGTAGGTTTTTAAATGTTAACTTCCACCATTTGTACTAAATAAGATTCTGGTGggaaaaatccctacatgaaaAATCCCTACATatggcacaggatcgcagccaatggagacagcaagctagCAATGTTTGAAGTATCACCACgccctgacaagggctcaaggaatgagaAGGAGGAGGAATTGAAGTCTGGAAATTCGCAAAGAAATCCAACAAAGCCATCAATTAAGATGACTTTGGACCAGCTGACATGATGATGAAATACGAATTTCTTCAACCCAAAGTGACGAGTAAATggtgaaaattaataaaaaaactattttgttttataaaatatatttttagaccGTTGCGTTTTTATTTAATTCGAGTCTCACCATTCTCCTATACGTATTTAGGGTTGTACCTCCCGTCAGGGAGATTTGTGAAGACTTAACTGAAATGTATCGCAGTGTCTAGGTGGCAATTATAGTAACATAATATACCcatctagaaaaacgctccttgatagacccattggttagagaagaagaggaagacccagaacaaggttccttgataacattgatgaagacataagaaatatgggaatacgtgcttggcggaggaaggcgatggatagggacgcctggagaaaaattcttgaggaggctaggacccacgcacgGTTATTAAGCCAGaatagtgatgatgatgatgatgatgaatatattaGTATATGCTAATAGCGACCTTTTTATGAggaatattttgttttatatttttgtttagttttaaatATACAGTTAAATGCTTTTTTTCTTGGTATTGTTATTACACCATGTCCAAACATAGTTTTTTATAGTATCTTTTGATTCGTTAGATGCCTCTACCTTCATAATGTGATTAAACGAAGAGAATTAatcacaatatttattttttagataCCCTGATTTGGCAGCTAAAATTGGGCAACTCATGGACGATTACATCCAGGCTCTAAGATCAAAAGATGAAACTCCTGGTTCTCTATTGGCTATGACATCTGATGCTGAACAGGCTATTTTGGATAAATACAAGTCTGAAGTTGCAACTAAACAAGCCGAACGAGAACGCCAAAGAATCCAAGAAAAGGAAAGAAAAGAACAAAGGAAGAAGGAAAAAtcagaacttaaagaagaaaagaagcGAGTTGAAGAAGCTTTGGGCAAGAAAATAAGCAACTTTGATGATGAGGATATGGAAGATGAATCGTTGCCTGAGGAGAAATCATCCGTAAGTATAAAAGAATTTATTACTCTATGCTATATTCTATCAAAACAAAACTTCTCGAAGTAATagttatttttatcaaaaattttagaCCACATCTCTACCTACGTCTGGAATTACTTTCTCTGAAATAATGAGCAACTCGATAACAGCAACTTCTGAGAACCACAATGTTGACGACGCTGCAGTGCAGGAAGCTGTTGAACAAGTCGCTAAAGCTGCCAGTCACAGACAAGACATCATAAGAGTAGCACATGTAATGAGCCACGATCTCAGCCACGGTGAACCTGTAAGTATaaagtaattatttaatttttaccaaATTCTGAGGTTAGTTGTACATTATGTGTTATAGTAGAAGGATCAAAATTATATTTCCTCCTAGTCTCCCGATTGATACCCGAATGTTTCAGATTGAATTTAAACTGGTTAAAATAACATCCTGCGTTGCCAGGTTATCACAAATCCTGCCGTAGTTATCATAAATTTGTACAGCATAATGATCACAATGCATAAAGATCTATTGCTTACTTGCATGGAGCCACAATATGTGAGACAACCTAATGTTGAAACAATAATTGATACTCAAGATATTACAAAATTTGTCAACATTAACATGTATCTAGTAATTGGGGtgacacaaaatattaataatttagacGATTGAAACatgatttttacaaaaaatgcaGGCGTTTGTTGATTACGGCTTGTGTGGaagtaaaaaaaagaaatgatTTTGCAGATCCACTCATGGGCAATACGAGGTCTGGTTATTAAATAACGAGACTACTTATGAAAAagagatttattttaaaaattattttacaatcgAATACTTTCCTTCAATATATTCTCCTTCCCTCGCCACACACCGTTCCATTCGTTTTTTCCATTGGTCAAAGCTATGCTGGAAGTCTTCTTTTGTTAGAGCTTTTAGGAGCTCCGCTGTTTTTCGCTTCACCTCTTCCGTCGACTCGAACCGGATTCCTTTTAAAGCAGACTTGATCTTCGGAAACAGGAAAAAGTCGCAGGGTGCTAAATCAGGCGAGTACGGCGGGTGTTCGAGCACTGAAATGCCTCTAGCAGCTAAATAACGCTTCTCAGACTGCGCGTTATGGGCAGGTGCGTTGTCCTGGTGCAAGATCCACGGTTTGTTTTTCCACAACTCCAGCCGTTTCTTACGAACTCGCCCTCGCAGCGTTGCCAAAACCATCAAATAGAAAGTTTGGTTTACAGTTTGACCCTCTGGAACCCATTCAGTCATCACGATGCCGTTGATGTCAAAAAAACGATTAGCATGGatttaaattttgatttagacttccttgcttttttcattcttggcgatacaggagttttccagtgcatggattgtcgcttagtttcaacatcgtatttgaatatccatgtttcatcgcaagtgatgatgttttccattgattcaggctcttcatgtaacctctcaagaaaatctgagcagatctgttgacggacgagcttttggtcagggtcaaattttttgggaccaacttcgcacagactttctttatgtttaattggTCATGTAAATTTTTTCTGACAGTTTCTTTATCGGCGTTTACAGTCTCAGCAATCATCCGAATGCTCATACGACGATCTCCGcgcacaatttcatttattttggtcacTGTTTGCGGAGTTGAAACAGAGACAGGTCGACCTGGACGTTGGTCATCTTCGGTGCTCTCTCGGCCTACAGAAAACCGTTTACACGTTTTAATAATTTGAACAAAAGCGTACGATTTTCTGGCTTCGATGACCTGGCAACACTGCTTTATAGAAACATAGCTAGGAAACTAATTGGTTTAGTGGCACCGCCTATTAGTATCGCTATAtcgtattaaatatttttctcttATTTAAATTCTTTCCGATAGTGTATATAAAAAAGACAACACTTTATagaatacattatttttttttatagtaaactttaactttttattatttaatcaGGTTTGTTTTGTATAAATTGTTAGCATATTTTTAATGTATCCGTTATATATGTTTTATTCTTTTAGACATATTCTGTACGACGAGAAATCTTTGCTCGCAAAGACGGCAAGAGCGTGTACTTCACATTGGCGTTCGCAGGAATGGCATTAATGGCAGCCTTAGTCGTAGGAGTTGCGGTAGCTAGACGCAAAACATCTAGATCTCCCCAAAGCCAAGGATTTGTCGAGGTAGATCAAGCAGCTACACCAGAAGAAAGACATGTAGCCAACATGCAAATCAACGGTTACGAAAATCCGACTTACAAGTATTTTGAAGTTAAAGAGTAAATTGGTGTATTAATTTCGATCTTCGGAGCGTAATTTTTGCCTGGCAGCACATTTtaggtattattttttaaaatggcaATGTTGCTTCTCAGTAAGTAAATACATACTCAAGTTTCTGCTTTTGTTCACAACTAAAAATGTTTCTAAGGAAAATGATTGCAGTATTATTTGAtattaactttgatattttttctttGTAAATAATTTGGCAGAATTGTAGTTTGTCAGTACGCGTTACTTGCTGGGAGTCACCATTGCACCTTTGTTaagtttgatattattttgatgcTACTGGGAATCTAATCATTCCATTAATTGTGTGTTACTTGTACTTAAATAAGCAACTCGATAATAATTCTACATATGCAAAATGAGATATacatattttgaacaaaaaaaaattatgaaaacttAATAGGAAGTAATAATTTTTGCATATGACAGTCCAATGTTTAAACGTATTCATTTATATAGCGAAATATATCGGGACGATGCCCTACCAAACTAACGCGATACTAGGTAGACATTGAACAGGTGTATCGTCCGCGATATTTATATTAGTTGCTAGATGTATATGGTACCCTCCATATTTAATACCTAATGAAAAATTAGATTATAAAAAATGCATGTTAATCGACAAGCTTTTGTACAGtcgttttatttttgttattgaatTTATCAGCTTTATTCacgaattataattttattactgAGCTCACGAATATCACTGTCATAGCCATATTTAGCCCTAAACATTGTTCAACATTAAGTGCcataatgacatattttttcaataTAGTTCAATCTAAATATTCTACTTTTTACACTTAAATATTTTAACAACTTGAAAgatcataaaaatatatttattcacAACTAATACTTGCAATAAACCTAACCTAAAATAaactatacaatttttaattgacACAAAACATTCTTCCATATTCTGATAAAACCATTCCCTTCTGTAACTCAAAGCAATaaaatggtattataattttatatagtaACTAGGTACATTGGCACTAATATTCTTGAGTCTCACTAACAGAAGAGGTCAATGGCCGTCTATATGTAGCACAATATTAAGTCACACCTTCCGAGGATAGAAGTTAGGGACAGATATGTTTAAAGATAAAGAGTAGATAGGGATGTATTCTGAAATCATGGAGAATGATAAGTGGTAATTTCTGGGAGGTTGTATCGGCGGCAGTGGATGAGTACAAGTATTGCTATTTTCGTTAGTTACGGAATATTCTTTTCTTTCTCTATCTTATTCAAGCAAGAGAAAATAAATGGTAAAACACAGTATTAGTGAAGTATGTAGTAGATGAAGTGACGggataaacagtttaaaattctGTGGGAATAATAACctgaaataagaaaaaataaaacttcagtGTCGTTCCTATTTTCTATGGGATTTTCTTTTGCGCTGGAAACTGTCCTAAGTTCGACGTTTTGTTATACATGCTAGAATTAAATTATGTTTTGATCACTTCTAACATAGGCATTACTTTATTAAGAGAAGCCAAGTAGAAACTCAATTGAATGTTTTATACTTTAGAATGGTTAATAAAATTTGCAAGTTTTTGATATATTGAAGACAGGCTAGGTTATAGCAATAAACAAGTAATAAATTGATCTATTTTGCATGGTCTACAGTTATCCTAGAAATACTATGACTATTTCTACGATAACTGTAGATCATCCAAAATAGatcaatttattatttgtttatttcattATTACTGAAAACGGTTTTTCATCGAAGAGTGGAAAtgttagaaagttttattttcaatatttatatgATATTATGACCATAAACATTGTAAAACTTAGTTGAGGCTATCAAGCACCAAGTGGCGTCATTTTAGCGCCGTAATTAGGGATGCTAAATTATTAGGATTGTGAAAAAATGTACTATTGCTGAACTTAACTAATCTTAGAACCATCAGAAGGAATGATCAAATGTATGTATTTAAAATTCCTAATAGGGCGGAAAGATTTATTTACCATTTGGTGGGATATTGTCAAATATGGCAAAAAAACTACAAATATGATAGCTTTCAAATAACCGTATCCTTATAAATAAATACTAAGAGCAGAGTTGTAGTGCATTagcttttaaaattataaacccTCTTTCACTCGGTACTTGCTGATTAAGTCCGTAAGATATGTACAAAGAACGAACGTGCTCAGTCCCTTCCCAGTGAAGTCCCTTCACTGCTAGATTTGAAGAGGGTTTATAGTTgtaataaaacattaaaactaagAAAAAGCCACAAAATACCTATGTCTGGACCGTCACATACCTTCATGATTTTATCTACGggtatgaaaaaataataaattaaaaaaaagtaaatgtatACAAATACTAAAAATAAGAATTATAGTAACTAATTAAGCAATTCAGGTAGCAAAACTGCTTTAAATAATGGTTTTAAACTAAAGGTGCAATATTCTGCTTACCAAAGTGATATATGAATACACATCTATTAGATAATTAAGAACACGTTTTCCTGGACTTTATCAACTTGTATTTTGTATAAACTGTTTCAAACAAAACCTCTGTACCTCAGATTTGTCCAGACTTGACTACAATTATTTTGTGATACCATTTAATCAATAAATTTGGTAAACATGGTAAACAAAGGGAAACTGAACATTTAGCGCGATTTGCAGTAGACTAACagcattttaaaattacaaaaaaacagGACTACCAACAACTGTCAAAAAATTGTTTACCAACCCAAAATAGAAAACACTAAAGGACATTGAGATAAACTATATGTCGCAAGTTTGAGCTGGCTGAATAATGAATGAAATGATTAAGTAACAAGATTTTGTATGGTAACGCCGGTATTCTTTGTTGATATTAAAAACAAGGTTAATATATTTGAATCCTTGAGATATATAGGTACTGATACCTCCGTAACTGTTGGAGGGATTCAAAAAAAGTGACAAGTATAATATTCAAACCACGTGGTTGTCGGtttgaaatataaatattcaAGTTAATGAAAATAGCAATACTGTATGTATATTTAAGGTTGATTGCAATAATCATATTATATTTAGTTAAGAGTCAATGTTTTATGTTCTACTCTAACCATTTGTAGATAAGACACCCATTCACATTATTAAAGCTTTTTACCCTCTAAGAGAAAATAAGATCACAGTATTCTATGTGTTTTGATGACAACATTTGAAAGATGCACATAATTATGTACTGTatatttgtaagttttaaaaAGCGTGTTTTAAGTCTAAGCACTGTGTTGTGTGACTCGGAACTAGTGCTTAAAACATAAAGGAAATGACTTTGAATGTCTGAAAGTATAAGCACTAAATCTGCTAAGATTCCAGAACAGTATAAATACTCACTTGAAAAATGATGAAGACATACAAAAAGTTGCCAAGCTAAAAACTAAGCGTTGATCACTAAAAAACTTAATTTACTACCTACGTAATTTACCTTACTTGTGTCTAAATGATCATCCTTTGTGAATGATAACTGTTACATATAAATGCTGACCACTGAACACCCTAGGTTTAACTCCAAATTCACTACGTTTAAACAGTaattaaaattaactttaaaatgATTGATTTCTATTACAGAATATTTCAAATTTGAATATTCTTCAATAAATCGATGATATAAGACACAATATTTTATCGAACTATACCAGTATTTGCTAAGGATCTTCGATTACAAACCAACAATTCAGCGGTAACAATTATTTAGGAATCCAGAAAACTAGTctcatttgtttaaaaatatcatcTGAAGATAAGTTGCTTTAACGCAAGGATTAGGAACATACAATGTGAGAAGATTGATTATAAACAGCATTGGTTGATTCTCAAAAATTAATCTCAAGAACTGAAACATCAGAAGAGTAAGGAAAGATAATTCAGTAGTAAAGGACTCTTACGTTGGTGTTATAAAGCTCTTTATGTAACTACAAGTAATATGGTTTAAACATGAGATTAGGTTTAAGAAAAAAGGTTGTAAAATGACTCAAGTCAGTTTTGTTGATTGATGTTAAACCAGATATAGTATTTTTACTGAAAATTGGAATCCAAGTGTTGTAAAGGATTTTTTCTTGGTGGGTAAGTCATCAGTGTTTAAAGGAGCTTTTCAATTGATAGCTTGAATCGATAAAGTACCTTTCTCTTTGTGTTTGCCACTGTTTAAAATCACTATCAGAAAGCTAGGTTATACAAAAAGCGTGTTTGATGTGCATATTTAGTATTTTCCCAACAATTTTCAtaagaaaaaaattgtaaaatatttttacccAATATCATATGTAACTAACTGAATTTCCTATTATTCTCTTTTTTGAATAAAATGCTGTGTTATTTCTATTAGTACCTTTATCTACCTAATCTTGATAGATTAGTTCATTTAGGATAGTTATTATATGTTTTGTGGCCatgtaattttaaatttaatgtaataaaaactaacttattattttattgtgtCTTTTAACTCCTTTTGCCAATTATTATAGGTAATACCTGAGGTAAACATCGACGAAAATGTAGAATCAGATTTATTCGAACATTTCTTGGT from Diabrotica undecimpunctata isolate CICGRU chromosome 4, icDiaUnde3, whole genome shotgun sequence encodes:
- the Appl gene encoding amyloid-beta-like protein codes for the protein MWLLPTIICAIFTTSGILNEVTGLGLQDNGGLGSSSGGAVSHFEPQVAMLCDSGMHGQEAYHPKYMTEQGEWVSDLYSKATCYKDKMDILNYCKKVYPKRDITNIVESSHYLKIGAWCRAGSSTGAQTRGKCKTARWVKPFRCLDNLKPKKPVDLTILKKEQEAFDTVDDDDDEESEEEIDKDDLEDLADETELSDDPTIDDEDDDDDDDIYDEDIDWDTTPSSTTAGYKSTIPSTTPSTTTTERTTTIATPDPYFTHFDPRNEHESYKQAQERLEETHREKVTRVMKDWSDLEERYQDMRQTDPRGADEFKQRMTQRFQQTVQALEEEGDAEKHQLAAMHQQRVLAHINQRKKEAMSCYTQALNDVPPNTHRVQKCLQKLLRSLHKDRAHAISHYRHLLANSIEAAAREQPRTLERLTDIDRTVNQSMQMLQRYPDLAAKIGQLMDDYIQALRSKDETPGSLLAMTSDAEQAILDKYKSEVATKQAERERQRIQEKERKEQRKKEKSELKEEKKRVEEALGKKISNFDDEDMEDESLPEEKSSTTSLPTSGITFSEIMSNSITATSENHNVDDAAVQEAVEQVAKAASHRQDIIRVAHVMSHDLSHGEPTYSVRREIFARKDGKSVYFTLAFAGMALMAALVVGVAVARRKTSRSPQSQGFVEVDQAATPEERHVANMQINGYENPTYKYFEVKE